One Paenibacillus sp. FSL H7-0737 DNA segment encodes these proteins:
- a CDS encoding CynX/NimT family MFS transporter — protein sequence MHSPQTQDNKNSLYIILLISGIVLVAFNLRPAITSVGPLVGIIQEDVGLAHWSAGLLMSIPLISFAVMSSLVPRIAARLSNEKTLLLGLVILLVGICIRSISMTLFIFVGTLLIGIGIAIGNVLLPVVVKEKFPQKFGLMTSIYSTSMGLFASLASGISIPLAQGLKLGWDGALIVWGIPTIIAIVVWILLIRLNPAKDNAVKSVRISAKQIWRSPLAWKIALFMGFQSSLFYITMSWLPEILYNYGISRGTAGWLLSFTQIVGVPVSFLVPILAGRLRSQVWIAFALGMCSIVGYGGLWMGSSYPIMILSIILIGIALGGNFPLALSYIGIRARNGNQAAELSGMAQSTGYMLAAIGPILIGYLYDMTQVWTIPLITLIVISGVVTTFGMLSGRDKYV from the coding sequence TTGCATTCACCACAGACACAAGACAACAAGAATTCGTTATATATCATTTTACTCATTTCGGGGATTGTTCTGGTAGCCTTTAATTTACGCCCTGCGATTACATCGGTAGGTCCATTAGTGGGCATTATTCAAGAAGATGTGGGGCTTGCACACTGGAGTGCAGGTTTATTAATGAGTATACCTTTGATATCCTTCGCTGTTATGTCGTCTCTCGTTCCTAGAATCGCTGCTCGTTTATCCAACGAGAAGACGCTATTGTTAGGTTTGGTTATTCTTTTGGTCGGAATTTGCATTCGTTCCATTTCAATGACACTCTTTATTTTCGTTGGTACGCTATTGATTGGAATAGGGATAGCCATCGGAAATGTTCTATTGCCGGTAGTTGTGAAGGAGAAATTCCCACAAAAGTTCGGTCTAATGACAAGTATCTATTCCACTTCAATGGGATTGTTCGCATCGTTAGCATCAGGTATTAGTATTCCTCTAGCCCAAGGTCTAAAGCTTGGGTGGGACGGAGCCTTAATCGTATGGGGAATTCCGACAATCATAGCGATCGTGGTATGGATCCTTCTAATTAGATTAAATCCAGCCAAAGATAATGCAGTAAAAAGTGTAAGGATCAGTGCTAAGCAAATCTGGCGTTCACCACTCGCTTGGAAAATAGCGCTATTCATGGGATTTCAGTCTTCATTATTTTATATAACGATGTCTTGGTTGCCTGAAATCTTATATAACTATGGCATAAGTAGGGGTACAGCAGGCTGGTTATTATCCTTCACACAAATTGTTGGCGTACCTGTTAGTTTTCTTGTTCCTATTCTTGCAGGACGACTACGCTCTCAAGTATGGATTGCATTCGCATTAGGCATGTGCTCCATTGTTGGTTATGGTGGCCTATGGATGGGCTCATCTTACCCCATAATGATCCTAAGTATTATCTTAATTGGTATCGCTTTGGGAGGGAATTTCCCATTGGCGCTAAGTTATATCGGAATTCGTGCCCGAAACGGAAATCAAGCTGCAGAATTATCTGGAATGGCTCAATCCACGGGATATATGCTTGCAGCCATAGGGCCTATATTGATCGGTTATTTATACGATATGACCCAAGTGTGGACGATTCCACTGATCACACTGATCGTTATCTCTGGAGTAGTTACGACGTTTGGAATGTTGTCTGGCCGAGATAAGTATGTATAA
- a CDS encoding PucR family transcriptional regulator → MLTVKDLMKIKAIEGIKIVAGEQGIDKSISIVNIIENPDAFDWLSPNELLLSTGYIFKNNAELQNRIIKELAELNCSGLVVKMKRYFDKLPQNMIDEANKYGLPLLELPFEYTLSNMISIINEKVSGRYDLLNRKTLDIHNLFFKITLEGGGIAKITSMLSETISNPIIVVDKDWRLLHHTEHAKNNSPLEYYLDFSNRQPVFNKAFIDTIPTNLNEMKKSIKRTYHSEGAEIKCRVIPVAASNYIYGYIVIWQTVQELSEFDYIILQQASTIMALELIKAKEISELEIRIKQDSIDDLLSGKISSHEALQTLCYLHGLNPSYMYYSMVINIEMNEADKFEDMIIGKYKMESIAKKCVDIIYDLSHKAIGEIKCFYRNNRVIILVGQNEERPPVAISDAKLYANELLEVLIERTKETLLIGIGQQYSTISSLHNSFSEANEMIKLMQQKNLQNKVSHFEDYSVYHLLEANIKVVALEEFFRKCLGKVYDHDQLHGTSYMLTLENYFINNLNVTETSKAMFLHRNTLIYRIEKIKEILNLDLKHSEELLRIQIALKIFSILNKTI, encoded by the coding sequence TTGCTAACCGTTAAAGACTTAATGAAGATCAAGGCTATAGAGGGAATAAAAATTGTTGCTGGAGAACAAGGTATTGATAAATCCATATCCATCGTTAACATTATTGAGAATCCTGACGCCTTTGACTGGCTTTCACCGAACGAACTACTCTTATCAACAGGCTACATCTTTAAAAATAATGCAGAACTACAAAATCGAATTATTAAGGAACTTGCGGAGCTGAACTGTTCAGGATTGGTTGTAAAAATGAAACGGTACTTTGACAAGCTTCCTCAGAACATGATTGATGAAGCCAATAAGTATGGGTTGCCCCTTTTAGAACTGCCCTTTGAATACACACTCTCTAACATGATCTCGATCATTAATGAGAAGGTTTCCGGAAGATATGATTTGCTCAATAGAAAGACTTTAGATATACATAACTTGTTCTTCAAAATCACCCTCGAAGGCGGTGGTATTGCCAAAATAACTTCCATGTTATCCGAAACGATTAGTAATCCTATTATTGTCGTAGACAAGGATTGGCGATTATTGCATCACACTGAACATGCGAAGAACAACAGTCCTCTTGAGTATTATCTTGATTTTTCAAATCGACAGCCTGTTTTTAATAAAGCGTTCATCGATACTATTCCTACCAATCTAAATGAAATGAAAAAGTCTATTAAGAGGACCTATCATTCAGAAGGTGCAGAAATAAAATGTCGAGTGATTCCTGTCGCTGCTTCAAACTATATTTATGGCTATATTGTGATTTGGCAGACAGTGCAAGAGCTATCAGAATTTGATTACATTATTTTGCAGCAAGCCTCCACCATCATGGCACTCGAGCTGATCAAAGCAAAGGAAATTAGCGAACTTGAAATAAGAATTAAGCAGGACTCCATTGATGATTTACTTTCGGGGAAAATATCATCCCATGAAGCGCTGCAAACCTTATGTTATTTACATGGATTAAATCCGAGCTATATGTATTACAGTATGGTGATAAATATTGAAATGAATGAAGCAGACAAGTTTGAAGATATGATTATCGGAAAGTACAAAATGGAGTCTATTGCAAAAAAATGTGTGGACATCATTTATGACTTGTCGCATAAAGCGATTGGAGAAATAAAGTGCTTTTATAGAAATAATAGAGTCATCATTCTAGTAGGGCAAAATGAAGAAAGACCTCCTGTTGCGATTAGTGATGCCAAGTTATATGCAAATGAACTGCTTGAGGTACTTATTGAAAGAACGAAGGAAACACTCTTAATAGGCATTGGTCAGCAATACAGTACAATCAGCTCGCTGCATAATAGCTTTTCTGAGGCGAACGAAATGATTAAATTGATGCAACAAAAAAACCTTCAAAACAAGGTCTCACATTTCGAAGATTATTCGGTTTACCATCTGTTGGAAGCTAATATCAAAGTCGTTGCCTTAGAAGAATTTTTTCGGAAGTGTCTAGGTAAAGTGTATGATCATGATCAATTACATGGTACAAGCTATATGTTAACTTTAGAAAATTACTTTATTAACAATCTGAATGTCACCGAAACTTCAAAGGCTATGTTTTTACACAGAAACACACTTATCTATCGCATTGAGAAAATAAAGGAAATCCTAAATCTGGACTTAAAGCATTCAGAAGAATTACTACGAATTCAAATAGCGCTAAAGATATTTAGTATTTTAAATAAAACGATTTAA
- a CDS encoding DUF2877 domain-containing protein → MRFAKSGDGDFIQRIIHHKFHGFVHSTFNRTINIQCLDRGDLYTIACKGIDNAPNTLIIDLEHFEEADIRVNDIVSSGHSVLSIANKMSITMNGVKRWNCKLPKYPSEADVLIMNVSTMKQYIKLHGNNSRIERAFKSSNPFDDEMSRMLHERTQLLVSELQNKRISTAITHATSLIGLGPGLTPAGDDFLVGFFTVLNIENNRYFLYKSFCEEVVLQAKTLTNDISYMALAKAAVGQVRESISDLMEALFRGSEEELLLALDRVLAVGSTSGTDIALGIVAGLEMNK, encoded by the coding sequence GTGAGATTTGCGAAATCCGGTGATGGAGATTTTATTCAACGAATCATTCATCATAAGTTTCATGGTTTTGTTCATAGCACGTTTAATCGCACAATCAATATTCAATGTTTGGATCGTGGAGATTTGTATACTATTGCGTGTAAGGGAATCGATAATGCTCCTAATACACTTATTATTGACTTAGAACACTTTGAAGAAGCAGATATCAGGGTGAATGACATTGTAAGTTCGGGTCATTCCGTTTTATCAATTGCTAATAAGATGTCTATCACAATGAATGGTGTTAAGAGATGGAATTGTAAACTGCCTAAATATCCTTCAGAAGCTGATGTCTTAATAATGAATGTATCCACCATGAAGCAATATATCAAACTTCACGGAAATAACAGCAGAATTGAAAGGGCTTTCAAGAGTAGCAATCCTTTTGACGATGAAATGTCTAGAATGCTTCATGAACGGACGCAGTTACTTGTATCGGAATTGCAAAACAAGCGAATCTCTACTGCAATCACACATGCAACTTCGCTCATAGGCCTTGGGCCAGGCTTAACGCCAGCTGGCGATGATTTCTTGGTTGGATTTTTTACTGTCTTGAACATCGAAAATAATCGATACTTTTTATACAAATCGTTTTGTGAAGAAGTCGTATTACAAGCGAAGACTTTAACCAATGACATCAGCTATATGGCATTAGCTAAAGCAGCAGTTGGCCAGGTAAGAGAGTCTATAAGTGACTTAATGGAAGCTTTATTTAGAGGTAGCGAAGAGGAATTGCTATTGGCTTTAGATAGGGTACTGGCTGTA